GTTCCACCTCTTTCCCTTTATTTCCGGGCTGGATCTGTTCATACCCGGTGCGGCTGAGCCCGATTCGGTCATTGAGCTGGAACTGATATCGCGCCGGGGCGGCGAACCGCGGCGGGTCAATGTACCCAACTGGTCATCCGACAAGGTGCGTTCAATCTCGGTGCATTTCCGCGATTACGTGGAATAACCTCAACAAGGACCGATGCCACCTGTAACAGCCTGCCCTGCCGGCAGGCTGTTATCTCCCCTCCCGTTCGCCGGCGACCAACGGCAGATATCCAGTGACCGGCTACCCGCTGGCCAAACCCGACCGGCTTGCTTTCATCAGCAGCTAGGATACTATCGACAGGTAATTCAAATTTCCGACTGGCAATGACTGCCGGCCGCCACTTGCCCGGATGCAGAAGATCTCCTGTAAGGGGAGCTGTATGACCAAAAAGCGCGCGGCAGTACCTAGTGATGTTCACCGCCAGCGATTGCTGGCCATACAGGCCAAACTGGCTGAACAGAAGATCGAGATCACCGAAGCCCCGATCGAGGAAGTCGAGCTTTCTCCGATCGAGCAGCGTGAACTGCACTTGTTGCGGGCTCACATTGACACCATGGTCGATCACGGTTGGCGCATCATCAGCCGCGAACCCATCACCCTGAAACGCGGTGCCCAGACCTGCTTTGTGCAGCAGGGCATGCTGATCAGCCCCGACCTGGGCAGCAGCAAAACCGGCTGAACCAGAGCCAGGTCGCGCCAGCCGGCGGTTCTACCCCTGCCCCATTCCACGCTATAGTGACTCCCGCGCGCGACTCTGCGCGCTGCCATCAGTGCTCAAGGAGTCCGCATGTCCGCGCAGGAACTTGCCCCCAAACGGGAAATATTTGGCTGGGCCATGTTCGATTTTGCCAACCAGGGCTATACCCTGCTCATCATCACCGTTATCTACGGTGATCTGTTTACCCGGGTAATTGTTGGCGACAGCCCTGATTACCGTCTGGGTAATCTGCTCTGGAGCCTGGCACTGGCATTCAGCTATTTTCTGGTGGTGGTGGCCAACCCCCTGTGCGGGGCGATCATGGACTATTCGCGCAGCCGCAAACGCTTCCTGTTTATCAGCTACCTGCTCACCGTAGGCGCTACCGCGCTGCTGTATTTCGTCGAGCCCGGCTGGCTGATACCCGCGATGCTGCTGATTGTTGCATCGAATTTTGCCTATGCCATCGGTGAGGGCTTTATTGCCAGCTTTCTGCCTGATCTGGGTCCACGCAAAGCCCTCGGCTGGATCTCCGGGCTCGGCTGGGGCCTGGGTTATATTGGTGGTCTGGTGGCTACCGCTTTCACCCTGTTTTTTCTTGGCGAGGTCTCTGCCGAGAACTATGACACCATTCGCTGGGTCGGTCCTTTTGCGGCCGGCTTCTTCCTGCTGGCCGCGATCCCGACCTTCCTCTGGGTCCGCGAGCGGGGCAGCAAGCAACATTTGCCATCAGGGCAAAGCCTGATTGGCGTCGGCTTGCAACGATTGCAGACCACATGGCGACAGGTTCACCAGTTCCGTGACCTGCGCGCGCTGCTGATTTCGGTCTTCTTTGCCATGGCCGGCATCTATATCATCATCTCTTTTTCCTTTATCTACGGCGCTCAGGTGATTGGCTGGGATGAGCAGGTTCGCATCTACATGTTCATCACCGTGCAGATTACTGCCGCGCTCGGGGCCATCGGTTTTGGCTGGCTACAAAGCCATATTGGTGCTCGTACCACCTACTTGATAACACTTGGCCTCTGGTTGCTGGCCATTCTGGCGATCTGGCAGACTCCGACCCTGACGGCAAGGCTTAGCCACTGGTTTGGCGTCGACTGGCAGGCGCAATACGTATTTCTGTTTGCCGGAGTGCTGGCCGGCGCCAGCCTGGGTTCTTCGCAATCCGCAACGCGGGCCCTGGTCGGGGTGCTGACGCCCAGCGGCAAAGCGGCAGAATTCTTCGGTCTGTGGGGGATGGCGTCCAAACTCGCCGCCATCTTCGGTATTTTGGGACTGGGTCTGATTCAGTGGGGTTTCGGCCTGGCCAACGCCATCCTGTTCTGTCTGGCCCTGTTCATTGTCGCCATCCTGGCCGTGCTACCCGTCGATGAACGGCGCGGTGAACAAGTCGCCGATGGCTGGCGCGACCCGGGTCAGGAATGATCCGCATCGCCCTCATCAGCGGCCAGCGGTAGCTGCAAGATGCTATCGCTGAATACCCAGTCGACCCCACGATTGATCTCGCGATTGAGGATCAGCCGGTTTTCGACGAAGCCGGTGCCGACCCTGCGACCAGCGTCACGAAGTTGCTGCAGGGTACTGGCGCCGATAAGCGCAAAAGAGCCTGCCACGGCGCCATGCCCCAAGGCCAGGTTCTGCCGCACGATATGCGCGGTATTCGCCTGGGCGACATCAACATAGGCCGCTTTGGGTATCTCGCGAAAACCTTCCAGATGCTCTGGTTCCAGACTCAACAGATGAAAGTCGGTCGTCGGTGTCAACGCCTGCAGGCGCTCACTCACCCGTTGCGGCAGTTCGGCACGCTGCTGCCAGGATTCCTTGATTTCGATCATCAGGTGCAAGCGTCCGCGCGCCAGGTGCACCACTTCATCCAGGTGCGGAATCTCCGGCACGGCAGCGCGCAGGTCACGGTAACGGGTCTCTGCAATAACCAGATCGGGACGCTGAAACAACCGCCCGCAATGCGGATCATGATGCACGACCGGTTCGCCATCACGGGTCAGCTGAATGTCCAGCTCGGCTCCCCATACCCCGAGTTGCAGGCACAGCTCAAAGGCCTCAAGCGTATTCTCTACCACTACACCGGCTGGCCCACGGCCGTGCGCCCCCCGGTGCGCCACCAGATTGCTCACCACCGGCACCGGCCGTCGTGCAGCAGGTGACAAACTCCAGAGATAATTGGCCAGGGTGTTCAGGTGTCCGGACAAATCCGCCATGCGCCGCTCCGAATTGTATTGTCATGCGATGTACCTGTCATTCTAGCCTGCTGCATGATCTGTTTATCCAGGTTCAGCCCCGGCCCGGCATGACGACAACCCACGCGTTTCTATGCCGGCGAATCAGCAAGACTGATGCCGCTTGCTTTTCCGCTGCCTGCTCGCTAGCGTCAGGGTTTTGTTTCAGCCCAATCCTGTACGAGGTGTGCTTCCGTGAAAACCCGAATTACTGAACTCTTTGGCATCCAGCATCCGATCATTCAAGGCGGCATGCATTTTGTCGGTCTTGCCGACCTGGCAGCGGCCGTATCCAACGCCGGTGGTCTGGGCACCATTACCGGGCTGACCCAGCGAACGCCTGCCGATCTGGCCAATGAGATCGCCCGCTGCCACGACATGACCGACAAACCCTTTGCGGTCAACCTGACCTTCCTGCCCACGGTCAACGCCCCCGACTATCCGGGTTACATCAAAGCCATCATTGAAGGCGGGGTGAAGTTCGTGGAAACCGCCGGCCGCAGTCCGGAGCAATATATGCCCGCGCTCAAGGATGCGGGCATCAAGGTCATTCACAAGTGCACTTCGGTACGCCATTCGCTGAAAGCCCAGGCGATTGGCTGCGATGCGGTGTCCGTCGATGGCTTCGAGTGTGGCGGGCACCCGGGGGAAGACGATATTCCCAATATGATTTTGC
This sequence is a window from Halopseudomonas salegens. Protein-coding genes within it:
- a CDS encoding MFS transporter, which produces MSAQELAPKREIFGWAMFDFANQGYTLLIITVIYGDLFTRVIVGDSPDYRLGNLLWSLALAFSYFLVVVANPLCGAIMDYSRSRKRFLFISYLLTVGATALLYFVEPGWLIPAMLLIVASNFAYAIGEGFIASFLPDLGPRKALGWISGLGWGLGYIGGLVATAFTLFFLGEVSAENYDTIRWVGPFAAGFFLLAAIPTFLWVRERGSKQHLPSGQSLIGVGLQRLQTTWRQVHQFRDLRALLISVFFAMAGIYIIISFSFIYGAQVIGWDEQVRIYMFITVQITAALGAIGFGWLQSHIGARTTYLITLGLWLLAILAIWQTPTLTARLSHWFGVDWQAQYVFLFAGVLAGASLGSSQSATRALVGVLTPSGKAAEFFGLWGMASKLAAIFGILGLGLIQWGFGLANAILFCLALFIVAILAVLPVDERRGEQVADGWRDPGQE
- a CDS encoding glycerophosphodiester phosphodiesterase, with the translated sequence MADLSGHLNTLANYLWSLSPAARRPVPVVSNLVAHRGAHGRGPAGVVVENTLEAFELCLQLGVWGAELDIQLTRDGEPVVHHDPHCGRLFQRPDLVIAETRYRDLRAAVPEIPHLDEVVHLARGRLHLMIEIKESWQQRAELPQRVSERLQALTPTTDFHLLSLEPEHLEGFREIPKAAYVDVAQANTAHIVRQNLALGHGAVAGSFALIGASTLQQLRDAGRRVGTGFVENRLILNREINRGVDWVFSDSILQLPLAADEGDADHS